A window of the Emys orbicularis isolate rEmyOrb1 chromosome 1, rEmyOrb1.hap1, whole genome shotgun sequence genome harbors these coding sequences:
- the TAB1 gene encoding TGF-beta-activated kinase 1 and MAP3K7-binding protein 1 gives MAAQRRSLLQSEQQPSWTDDLPLCQLSGVGSAPNRSYSADGKGTESHPWEDNWLKFRSENNYYLYGVFNGYDGNRVTNFVGQRLSAELLLGQLSADHSDADVRRVLLQAFDVAERSFLESIDDALAEKASLHSQLPEGVPHHQLPSQYQKILERLKALEREISGGAMAVVAVILNNKLYIANVGTNRALLCKSTVDGLQVTQLNVDHTTENEDELFRFSQLGLDAGKIKQVGTICGQESTRRIGDYKVKYGYTDIELLSAAKSKPIISEPEIHGGQPLDGVTGFLVLMSEGLYKALEAAHGPGQANQEIAAMIATEFAKQTSLDAVAQAVVDRVKRIHCDTFASGGERSKFCPWHEDMTLLVRNFGYPLGEMSQPMLTPTQGGRIYPVSVPYSSAQSTSKTSVTLSLVMPSQGQMVNGAHSSSTLDEATPTLTNQSPTVTLQSTNTHTQSSSSSSDGGLFRSRPSHSLQPDEDGRVEPYVDFAEFYRLWNMDHGEQGILTVS, from the exons atGGCGGCGCAAAGGAGGAGCCTGCTGCAGAGT gagcagcagccaaGCTGGACAGATGACTTGCCCCTCTGCCAGCTGTCTGGGGTGGGCTCAGCTCCAAACCGTTCCTACAGTGCGGATGGTAAGGGGACAGAAAGCCACCCATGGGAGGATAACTGGCTGAAATTCAG GAGTGAGAACAACTACTACCTCTATGGGGTCTTCAATGGCTACGATGGCAACCGGGTCACCAACTTCGTGGGCCAGAGGCTCTCCGCGGAGCTGTTGCTGGGCCAGCTAAGTGCAGATCACAGTGATGCTGATGTGCGCCGGGTCCTGCTGCAG GCTTTTGACGTGGCAGAAAGAAGTTTTCTGGAGTCCATTGATGATGCTTTGGCAGAGAAGGCCAGCCTTCACTCCCAGCTGCCAGAG GGAGTACCCCACCACCAGCTGCCTTCTCAGTACCAGAAGATCCTGGAGAGACTGAAGGCCTTAGAGCGGGAGATCTCTGGAGGAGCTATGGCTGTTGTGGCTGTCATACTCAACAACAAGCTCTACATCGCCAATGTAG GTACAAACCGCGCACTGCTGTGCAAGTCTACGGTGGACGGGTTGCAGGTGACACAGCTGAACGTGGACCACACCACAGAGAATGAGGATGAGCTCTTCCGCTTCTCCCAGCTGG GTTTGGATGCAGGGAAAATAAAGCAAGTTGGAACTATCTGTGGGCAAGAGAGCACCCGGCGCATTGGGGATTACAAGGTCAAATATGGCTACACTGATATTGAACTGCTTAG TGCTGCTAAATCTAAGCCCATCATATCAGAGCCTGAAATCCATGGAGGGCAGCCATTGGATGGGGTGACTGGCTTCCTGGTACTCATGTCAGAAGGGCTCTACAAAGCTCTGGAGGCAGCTCATGGGCCCGGGCAGGCCAATCAG GAGATCGCAGCCATGATTGCCACAGAGTTTGCTAAGCAAACATCGCTGGATGCAGTGGCGCAGGCTGTGGTGGACCGGGTTAAGCGGATCCACTGTGACACTTTTGCCAGTGGTGGGGAACGATCCAAGTTCTGCCCCTGGCATGAAGACATGACGCTGCTGGTGAGGAACTTTGGGTACCCGCTGGGCGAGATGAGCCAGCCCATGCTGACCCCGACACAAG GAGGCCGTATCTATCCTGTCTCTGTGCCATACTCCAGTGCCCAGAGCACAAGCAAGACCAGCGTAACGCTGTCCCTTGTCATGCCTTCCCAAGGCCAGATGGTCAACGGTGCCCACAGCAGCTCCACCCTGGATGAAGCCACACCCACGCTCACTAA TCAGAGCCCAACAGTGACTCTCCAGTCCACAAACACCCATACCCAGAGCAGCAGCTCGAGCTCAGATGGGGGCCTCTTCCGCTCCCGCccctcccactcactccagccaGATGAGGATGGACGTGTTGAGCCCTACGTGGACTTTGCAGAGTTCTACCGGCTTTGGAACATGGACCATGGTGAACAGGGAATATTGACAGTGTCCTGA